ACTCCAGTTATGAAAGCGGTAATTTCAACTGGCGGCAAGCAATATTTAGTTTCAGACAATGAAGTTCTGGAAGTGGAGAAAGTGCCAGCCGAAACTAATAAATTGGAGTTAGAGCCTCTACTCGTGATTGATGGCGAGAAGGTCCACGTTGGTACCCCGGTGGTCAAAGGCGCCAAAGTTACAGCCGAGGTCATGGGCGAGGTTAAAGGCGATAAAATTAAGGTCCTGAAATTCAAAGCCAAGAAGCGCGAAAAAACCCTGACCGGTCACCGCCAAACTTACTCCCAAATCAAGATCACTAAAATAACCGTTTAACCAAACGACCCACCGGGTCGTTTTTGCTATGATTACACTAATGAAAATCGAAAAATTAAGCCTACCCTGGGTAGATTCAACTAAGCGAATTCAACCCACAGCAATCGTATTACATTGGTGGCAGGTACCAACCTGGTTTGGCGGGATAAAGTGGTTTATTTTCGCACTGAAAAGGAAGAAGCTATCAGTTCAATTTGCGGTTACGAAAGATGGGGAAGTCTATCAGTTAACCGAATCACCAGACGTTTGGTGTCGCCACGCCCGTTGCGCAAACAATAGCAGTATCGGGATTGAGATCCAGGGACTAGGCCGTCGTGATCTGGATGAAAACCAGCTTCAGTTCCAAGCGGTCGTGGGGCTAGTTAAGGAACTCTGCCGCCAGTTTATAATTGACCCCAAGTTTAGAGTAGAGCAAGGAGAAAACACTCGCTTTTATGGCATCACATCTCACAAAGTCGTCGATAAGTATTGTTCGGGTAAACGAAGGCTACCGAAACGTGATGTCCATGACGAGTACGTGACGCGTCTAATAGAAGCATTGCAACGATGAGCATAAATTGGTTTTTGGCTGTTAGTCTCTTCTTTGCCTATATGTTAGTCGATGGGCTCTACGCCTATTACACCATCGCGGTCGTTAAAAACCGGGCATTGGTGGCAGCATCCACCAGCTTTTTCATGCATTTTTTATTGGCGGCGGGAGTTTTTGCCTACACCAAAAATTTCGCCTATGTTTTACCCCTGGCCCTTGGATCTTTTGTCGGCACATTCTTAGTGGTTAAGCACCATTCGGCTGTGATCTGATATCATAGGAACATGTTCGAAGACATTACTGTTACGCCGAAAAAGTTTAGCGATTATAAAACGATTATTGAACCAGAACTCTATGACGAGGTTATTGATCTGGCCCACAAGCTAAAGGGTCGGCGAATCGTGGAGATTAATGCGACTGCCAACGGTGGTGGGGTGGCCGAAATTCTGCGTAGCTCGATAGCCCTGCAACGGGATTTGGGCATTGATGCTCATTGGTATGTACTTAGTGCCAACCAGGCTTTTTTTGAAGTTACAAAAATGCTCCACAATGCTCTCCAGGGCGATAAGCTGGCTCCCGATGATCAGCAGTGGGACATTTACCAAAACCACAACCGTGAGCTAGCCGATAATTTTTTGGCCAACGCCTGGGATTTTGTGTTGGTGCACGACCCGCAACCGCTAGCCATGCGCCAGTTCAGTTCGGTATCCAAAGCTAAATGGGGTTGGCGTTGCCACATTGATACCTCATTCCCAAATATCGAGGTCGGAGATCGCATTGCGGGTTATTTAAATGATTACGAAGGCGCCATTTTTACGCTTGATCAATTTGTCTTACCGAACCTCAAAAACGCGCGTCCAGCCGAGCACCTGGCCATTATTCCGCCGGCCATCGATCCGCTCAGTCGGAAAAATCAGCCCATGGATAGCGCCAAGGCCCGCGCGTTAGTGGCTGGAGCCGGCATTGATACCAAGCGGCCCTACATTACTCAAATTTCGCGTTTCGATCCCTGGAAAGATCCAATCGGAGTAATTAAAGCTTGGCAAAAGGCTAGAGAGCAAATCCCTAATTTGCAGCTAGTCCTAATGGGTGACATGGCCGATGATGACCCCCAGGGGGCCAAAATATTGGTCATGGTTAAAGCCGCGGCTGAATCGTATTCCGACATTCATCTAATTACTGAGAATGATGAATTGCTGGTGCACGCCTTGCAACTAACTTCCAACGTCATTTTACAAAAGTCGTTGCGCGAAGGCTTTGGGTTGACGGTTTCGGAAGCCCTATGGGCAGCCACGCCAGTTATTGGGGGTGATGTCGGTGGCATTCCCTTGCAAATTTCTGATGGCCAAACCGGCTTCTTGGTCCTAGATACCAAGACTACTGCTCAGAGAATTGTTGAGCTAGTGAACAATCCAACCAAGGCCAAAGCCATGGGTCAGGCCGGTCGCGAGCAGGTTCGTAAGCATTTTCTGCTGCCCAGATTGCTGCGCGATCAATTAGCTTTTTGGCTGGAATTAGCTTAGGCGCTTTGCGGCTGAACCTGTCCAGATGGTACAATAAAGCCGGCAGTAAGAGGGTAATGTGGCAACAATAATTGCAGTGGCAAATCAGAAGGGCGGAGTGGGCAAGACTACTACCACCATCAACCTGGGGGCTTATTTAGCTAAATCCAGGCGCAAAGTTCTGATCGTCGATCTCGATCCGCAGGGTAATACTTCGACTGGTCTGGGTATTGCCAAAGAGGGCTTGGAAAAAGACCTTTATAGCGTACTACTAAACGGTTTGCATCCGAGTGAGGCCACTCAAGTTACACCCTATCATGGGCTCTCAGTCCTACCGACTTCGCCCGAGCTGGCCGCTGCCGAAATTGAATTAGTTTCTCGCAGTGGCCGGGAATTTCAACTCAAACAAGCGCTAGCGGACTTAGATTATGATTACATTTTGATTGATTGTCCGCCCTCGCTCGGGCTGCTGACCATTAATGGGTTAGTAGCGGCTGATTCGGTCCTAATCCCGGTCCAAGCTGAGTTTTATGCCCTCGAGGGACTAGGGCAGTTGATTTCGACCATTAATCGGGTCAAAAAAGCCCTCAACCCCAACCTGGAGCTCTTGGGTGTAGTTATGACCATGCATAATGGTCGGACGTCTTTGAGCGGGCAGGTTCACGATGAAGTCAAAAAGCATTTTAGCGATAAAGTCTTTGAAACCGTCATCCCGCGTAATGTCCGTTTAGCCGAGGCTCCCAGCTACGGCATGCCAATTGTTCACTATGATAAGTGGAGTAAGGGTGCCAAAGGTTACAAACAATTAGCCCGGGAGGTGATTAGTCGTGCCAAATAATCGCCGTGGTTTGGGACGGGGTTTGGAAGGGTTAATTCCCACCGAACTGCCAGATGATCCCGAGTTTGATCCGATTGCTAAGGTTTCGAATCAATCTGAGCAGGTAGTAAATATTGCCGCAAATGATATCAGCCCCAACCCCCACCAACCCCGCCAGCAATTCGATGAAGCCGGCTTAGAAGATCTGGCCACCTCAATTCGCCAATATGGCATAATTCAACCTTTGATCGTGACGCAAAC
This genomic window from Candidatus Saccharimonadales bacterium contains:
- the rplU gene encoding 50S ribosomal protein L21, whose amino-acid sequence is MKAVISTGGKQYLVSDNEVLEVEKVPAETNKLELEPLLVIDGEKVHVGTPVVKGAKVTAEVMGEVKGDKIKVLKFKAKKREKTLTGHRQTYSQIKITKITV
- a CDS encoding peptidoglycan recognition family protein encodes the protein MKIEKLSLPWVDSTKRIQPTAIVLHWWQVPTWFGGIKWFIFALKRKKLSVQFAVTKDGEVYQLTESPDVWCRHARCANNSSIGIEIQGLGRRDLDENQLQFQAVVGLVKELCRQFIIDPKFRVEQGENTRFYGITSHKVVDKYCSGKRRLPKRDVHDEYVTRLIEALQR
- a CDS encoding ParA family protein yields the protein MATIIAVANQKGGVGKTTTTINLGAYLAKSRRKVLIVDLDPQGNTSTGLGIAKEGLEKDLYSVLLNGLHPSEATQVTPYHGLSVLPTSPELAAAEIELVSRSGREFQLKQALADLDYDYILIDCPPSLGLLTINGLVAADSVLIPVQAEFYALEGLGQLISTINRVKKALNPNLELLGVVMTMHNGRTSLSGQVHDEVKKHFSDKVFETVIPRNVRLAEAPSYGMPIVHYDKWSKGAKGYKQLAREVISRAK
- a CDS encoding glycosyltransferase: MFEDITVTPKKFSDYKTIIEPELYDEVIDLAHKLKGRRIVEINATANGGGVAEILRSSIALQRDLGIDAHWYVLSANQAFFEVTKMLHNALQGDKLAPDDQQWDIYQNHNRELADNFLANAWDFVLVHDPQPLAMRQFSSVSKAKWGWRCHIDTSFPNIEVGDRIAGYLNDYEGAIFTLDQFVLPNLKNARPAEHLAIIPPAIDPLSRKNQPMDSAKARALVAGAGIDTKRPYITQISRFDPWKDPIGVIKAWQKAREQIPNLQLVLMGDMADDDPQGAKILVMVKAAAESYSDIHLITENDELLVHALQLTSNVILQKSLREGFGLTVSEALWAATPVIGGDVGGIPLQISDGQTGFLVLDTKTTAQRIVELVNNPTKAKAMGQAGREQVRKHFLLPRLLRDQLAFWLELA